The stretch of DNA CCGCCTTGACGCACTCGTCGAGGAAGACGGAGTTGAGGACGATCCGCGCCGCCGGGTTCAGGCCGAAGGAGATGTTCGAGAGACCGAGAGTGGTCTGTACGTCGGGGTGGCGGCGCTTGAGTTCACGGATGGCCTCGATGGTGGCGATGCCGTCGCCGCGCGACTCCTCCTGCCCGGTACAGATGGTGAAGGTCAGGCAGTCGATGAGGATGTCCGACTCGTGGACGCCCCAGTTCCCGGTGAGGTCGGCGATGATGCGCTCGGCGATGGCCACCTTGTTCTCGACGGTACGGGCCTGGCCCTCCTCGTCGATGGTGAGCGCGATGAGGGCGGCGCCGTGTTCCGCGGCGAGGCGGGTGACCTTCACGAAACGCGACTCGGGCCCGTCGCCGTCCTCGTAGTTGACCGAGTTGATGACGGCCCGGCCGCCCAGCTTCTCCAACCCCGCCTCAAGGACGGGCAGTTCGGTCGAGTCGAGCACGATCGGCAGGGTCGACGCGGTGGCGAACCGTCCCGCCAGCTCGGCCATGTCGGCCACGCCGTCGCGCCCCACGTAGTCCACGCACAGGTCGAGCATGTGGGCGCCTTCGCGGATCTGCTCGCGCGCCATCTCCACGCAGTCGTCCCAGCGGCCTTCGAGCATGGCCGTACGGAACTTCTTGGAGCCGTTGGCGTTGGTGCGCTCACCGATCGCCAGGTACGAGGTGTCCTGCCGGAAGGGGACCGTCTGGTACAGCGAGGCCGCGCCGGGCTCGGGCCGCGGGGAGCGCTCGACGGGCGCACGGCCCCGCACCCGCTCGACCACCTGTCGCAGGTGCTCGGGGGTGGTGCCGCAGCAGCCGCCCACCAGGGAGATCCCGTACTCCCCCACGAACGTCTCCTGCGCGTCCGCCAGCTCCCCCGCGGTCAGCGGGTAGGAGGCGCCGTCCTTGCCGAGCACGGGCAGTCCCGCGTTGGGCATGCAGGAGAGCGGTACGCGTGAGTGCCTGGCCAGATAGCGCAGGTGCTCGCTCATCTCGGCGGGGCCCGTCGCGCAGTTCAGGCCGATCATGTCGATGCCCAGCGGTTCGAGCGCCGTCAGGGCCGCGCCGATCTCGGAGCCGAGGAGCATGGTGCCTGTCGTCTCGACCGTCACGGAGACGATGACGGGCAGCTCCGTGCCGGTGGCCGCCAGCGCGCGGCGGGCGCCGAGGACGGCCGCCTTGGTCTGGAGCAGGTCCTGGGTGGTCTCGACGAGGAGGGCGTCCGCGCCGCCCGCGATCATGCCTTCCGCGTTCTGCTGGTAGGCGTCCCGCAGGGCCCGGTAGGCGGCGTGGCCCAGTGTCGGCAGCTTGGTCCCCGGGCCCATGGAGCCCAGCACCCAGCGCTGCTGTCCCGTGGAGACGGTGAACTCGTCGGCCACCTCGCGGGCGATCCGCGCGCCCGCCTCCGACAGCTCGAAGACGCGCTCGGGGATGTCGTACTCACCGAGGGCGGCGAGGTTCGCGCCGAAGGTGTTGGTCTCCACGCAGTCGACGCCCACCGCGAAGTACTCCTCGTGCACGGAGCGCACGATGTCGGGGCGGGTGATGTTGAGGATCTCGTTGCAACCCTCAAGGTTCTCGAAGTCGTCGAGGGTGGGGTCCTGCGCCTGGAGCATCGTGCCCATCGCCCCATCGGCGACCACCACACGGGTGGCGAGGGCGTCCTTGAAGGCCGCTGTGCGGGCCCTGGCGTCGGGGGAAGCTGTCTGAGGGGTTGGCGACGAGGCCATGGATCTGCTCCCTGGAGTGCGACGGCTGTCGGCTTTGCGCCTCCGGCGGGAGGCGCATCGGGCCAGCTTAACCGTGCAGGGCCGCGAGGCGACTCAGGCGTCCCACGGTGCGGACAGGCCCGCGCGGCGCCGGACGGCTCCTGGAGGGGCTGCCGTTCCGTGCCGGGAGGGGCTGCCGTCCCGTGTTCCGAGGGCCTGACCGAGCCCACGGCGGGGCCGGCGTCCCACACCCGGAGGGGCTGCGTCCCACGCCCGGAGGGGCTGTCCGAGCCCTCGGTGGGGGCTGGCGCCGCCCGTCCCGCGCAGGGACGAGCGGCGGCAGAGTGGTGCGGGGACACGCCCGGCCGGTGGGCCGTCACGTCGGCGGTGGGGCCGAGGGGAGTCGCGGGCCTGTCGTACGCCGCTTCGTCCGGGTGTCTCGAATGCCCCGCCCGACGCTGCCCGGCGCTCACCCTCGTGGGTGGGGAGTCCTTGCCGGGGATGCCCTGCGGTGGTGACAGACCCTTCGGCATTGACCGATACTGTTCAGCATTACCGAACCGCGTAGGGGTGCAGTAGCCGGTACGCCGAGAAGTCCGGCAGAGGAACCCCACCCGTGGAGAGAAGGACCGGCGATGGCGAAGAACATCCAGTCGCTCGAACGGGCGGCCGCAGTACTGCGGCTGCTCGCGGGTGGCGAACGCCGGCTCGGCCTGTCCGACATCGCGGCCACCATCGGCCTCGCGAAAGGGACGGCCCACGGCATCCTGCGCACCCTCCAGGCCGAGGGTTTCGTGGAACAGGATCCCGCTTCGGGACGTTATCAGCTCGGCGCCGAGCTGCTGCGCCTCGGCAACAGCTACCTGGACGTGCACGAACTGCGCGCCCGCGCGCTGGTCTGGACGGACGACCTGGCCCGTTCCAGCGGCGAGAGCGTCTACCTGGGCGTACTGCACCAGAAGGGCGTACTCGTCATCCACCACGTCTTCAGGCCGGACGACAGCAGGCAGGTGCTTGAGGTCGGGGCCATGCAGCCGCTGCACTCCACCGCCCTTGGCAAGGTGATCTCCGCCTACGACCCGGTGGCGCACACCGAGGTCGTCGACAACGAGCGCGAGGCGTTCACCGCGCGCACCGTCACAGAGCCCAGGGAGTTCGAGGAGACCCTGGGCCTGACAAGGGCACGGGGTTGGGCCGCCGACATCGAGGAGACGTGGGAGGGCGTGGCCTCGGTGGCCGCGCCCATCTTCGACAGGCGGCGGATGCCGGTGGGC from Streptomyces tsukubensis encodes:
- a CDS encoding IclR family transcriptional regulator is translated as MAKNIQSLERAAAVLRLLAGGERRLGLSDIAATIGLAKGTAHGILRTLQAEGFVEQDPASGRYQLGAELLRLGNSYLDVHELRARALVWTDDLARSSGESVYLGVLHQKGVLVIHHVFRPDDSRQVLEVGAMQPLHSTALGKVISAYDPVAHTEVVDNEREAFTARTVTEPREFEETLGLTRARGWAADIEETWEGVASVAAPIFDRRRMPVGAVAVTGAVERLHPSGELRATLVAGVRDCARAVSRDLGAGRF